The Arachis duranensis cultivar V14167 chromosome 2, aradu.V14167.gnm2.J7QH, whole genome shotgun sequence genome has a window encoding:
- the LOC107473296 gene encoding transcription factor MYB8-like — MRKPCCETNKDMNKGAWSKQEDQKLIDYINKHGDICWRTLPQAAGLLRCGKSCRLRWINYLRPDLKRGNFAEDEEDLIIKLHALLGNRWSLIAGRLPGRTDNEVKNYWNSYIRRKLISKGIDPNNHRLITQKNLIPTPPISDCSKSSSSGLLKKKNKNNDEATTNKSNNIDNYGYHQVGSSEEDESNNNNNNNKGLLLPDLNLDLTISIPSSSSAENSDLKPTIHHESNSSGRERNLMMAGNSPPTLLLFQ, encoded by the exons atgagAAAGCCATGCTGTGAAACCAACAAAGACATGAACAAAGGAGCTTGGTCCAAACAAGAAGACCAAAAACTCATTGACTATATCAACAAACATGGCGATATTTGCTGGCGTACCCTCCCTCAAGCTGCAG GTCTATTAAGGTGTGGCAAAAGCTGTAGGCTAAGATGGATAAACTATTTGCGCCCAGACCTTAAAAGAGGCAACTTTgctgaagatgaagaagatctCATCATCAAGCTTCATGCACTTCTAGGCAACCG GTGGTCACTAATAGCGGGAAGATTGCCGGGACGGACGGACAATGAAGTGAAGAACTATTGGAACTCTTACATAAGAAGAAAGCTAATTAGCAAAGGCATTGATCCAAATAACCACCGTTTAATAACCCAAAAAAATCTAATCCCTACTCCACCCATTTCCGATTGTTCAAAATCATCATCTTCTGGcttattgaagaaaaaaaacaagaataatgatgagGCAACAACCAATAAATCCAATAACATTGACAACTATGGTTATCATCAAGTAGGCTCATCAGAAGAGGATGagtctaataataataataataacaataaaggCTTATTATTGCCGGATTTAAACCTTGATCTCACTATCAGCATTCCTTCATCATCATCAGCTGAAAACAGCGATCTCAAACCAACAATTCATCATGAATCAAATTCTTCAGGGCGGGAACGGAACTTGATGATGGCTGGTAATTCCCCTCCAACTCTTCTTCTATTTCAGTAA